One window of the Bacteroidetes bacterium SB0662_bin_6 genome contains the following:
- a CDS encoding co-chaperone GroES has product MTSITPIGDRVVVQPEAAEEKTSSGLFIPDTAQEKPQRGTILFVGPGQVENGKHVEMTVKAGDTVLY; this is encoded by the coding sequence ATGACCAGCATAACCCCGATAGGCGACCGAGTGGTCGTGCAGCCGGAGGCTGCCGAGGAGAAGACATCGAGCGGCTTGTTCATTCCCGACACGGCGCAGGAGAAGCCGCAGCGCGGCACCATCCTGTTCGTGGGTCCCGGCCAGGTAGAGAACGGCAAGCATGTCGAGATGACCGTAAAGGCGGGAGACACCGTGCTCTACG